One Candidatus Rokuibacteriota bacterium genomic region harbors:
- a CDS encoding NIL domain-containing protein, which translates to MSRMRVRLTFPPERIQEPIIYLLGKQFDIVTNIRRADVKADYGWVALELEGSEENLERGIAWLKAKGVKVDPIERDVIV; encoded by the coding sequence ATGAGCCGGATGCGGGTCCGTCTGACCTTTCCGCCGGAACGGATTCAGGAACCCATCATCTACCTGCTCGGCAAGCAGTTCGACATCGTCACGAACATCCGGCGAGCGGACGTCAAGGCGGACTATGGCTGGGTGGCGCTGGAGCTGGAGGGGTCCGAAGAGAACCTGGAACGGGGGATCGCCTGGCTCAAGGCCAAGGGTGTCAAGGTCGACCCCATCGAGCGGGACGTGATCGTCTAG